The nucleotide window CAGTGTCGCCTCGTTGCGCCGGGCGTCGGCCCGCTTCCGCGGGGTCGAGCGTCCTGATCCGCTGTCGATGTCGGCCACCGTGCCGTTACCCCCATCACTCGGCTTGGCAAACGGAACACTGTTCCGTATTGTTCTTAGCGGAACATGGTTCCACTTGCTCAGGATGCCAGAGCGGGTGGGGCCAGTGCCACCTCACCCTTCCGTGGAGGAGCAGCCATGCAGTACCGCACTCTGGGGCGCACCGGCGTCCAGGTCAGCACCCTCGCGCTCGGCGCGATGAACTTCGGCAAGCTGGGGCAGACCACCCAGGACGAGACGACGGCGATCGTCGACGCCGCCCTGGAGGCCGGAATCAACCTGATCGACACCGCCGACATGTACAGCCAGGGCCAATCGGAGGAGATGGTCGGCAAGGCCATCGCCGGCCGCCGCGACGACATCGTGCTGGCCACGAAGGCCGGCATGCCGATGGGCGACGAGCGCAATCAGCGGGGCAGCTCGCGCCGCTGGCTGGTCACCGAGTTGGACAACAGCCTGCGCCGTCTCGGCCTCGACCACGTCGACCTCTACCAGATCCACAGGTGGGATCCGACCACCAGCGACGAGGAGACCCTGTCGGCGCTGACCGACCTGCAACGGGCGGGAAAGATCCGCAACTTCGGTTCCTCGACCTTCCCCGCGTACCGCATCGTGCAGGCCGAGTGGGCCGCACGGGAGCACCACCTGAGCCGCTACGTGACGGAGCAGCCCAGCTACTCGATCCTGCAACGAGGAATCGAGGCCCACGTCCTGCCCGTCACCGAGCAGTACGGGCTCGGCGTGCTCGCCTGGAGCCCGCTCGCCTCGGGCTGGCTGTCCGGTGCGATCCGAGCCGGCCGGGAGATCACCACCAGCCGCTCGGTGCTCCTGCCCGCCCGCTTCGACCTCAGCGTCCCGGCCAACCAGGCTCGGCTCGACGCCGTCGAGCGGCTGGCCACAGTCGCCGACGAGGCAGGGCTCAGCATGATCCAACTCGCGCTCGGGTTCGTCACCGCGCACCCGGCCGTGACCAGCGCGATCATCGGCCCCCGCACCATGGAGCACCTGCACGCCCAGCTCGCCGCCGCGGACACCGTGCTCCCCAACGACGTGCTCGACGCGATCGACGCCATCGTCGCGCCGGGGGTCGACCTTGCCGCACACGAGAAGTTCGACACCCCGCCCGCCCTGCTCGACCCGGCGCGGCGGCGCCGCTGAGCCTGAGGGTGCGGCGGTCGGCGTCGCTGGTCACCGGTAGCCGTCGCAGCGAGCCTCGCCGGGCGCTGTCGCAATCCGGACAAGACGGTAAAGCCCCTGGTAGAGCACCCTTGGGGCAGGTGGAGGTAGACGGGTGGCGGGCCACATCCCGATCTTCCGGCCCGGCGGGGACAACATCGTCCCCACCGGTGCCGCCCTCACCCAGCCCGGCCTCGAAGCCGTGGCGGTCGCGGCACAGCTGCCGTACCGATCGCACGTGCGACAGGCCGTTGCTGCCACCGACACCCCTGCGGGCGCCCGCAGCGGTGCCTCCGCCCACCGGGACAAGGACGTCAGCACCGCCGGCAGTCAGGCGACGCAGCCCACCGGCCGTGCCATCCGTTCCCGTGCCCCACCGGCCTTTCGCACTGTGGACCCCGCCCGGGTCCGGCGTCGCTGAACCGCGCGCCGAGCCCTGGCGACCGAGCCAGAAAGGGCCCGACATGGCCGCTCCCACCGTGACCGCAGCCTTGAACGCATCCGTCTTCACGCCGGGTGAGCAGATGCTGCTGACCGTCACCTACTCAGACGCCGACACCAAACCGCTGACCGTCACCATCGTGGTCACCGACGCGCAGGGCAACAGCAGCGCGCCGGTCAAGGTCACGGCGGTCATCGACCCGCTCACCGTGACCATCACCGACAACTCCGGGCGTACCTGGACCCGGGTTTCCGACAACGGCTCCGTGGCCGTGTATCGGTCGGTGGCGTGATGCCCCGGGTAACCGTCCAGGTCCGCGACGCCTCCGGCAACACCGCGACGGCCGCCGCCGACTACAGCCTGGGCCAACCCGTGCTCGGCGGCTACTACCTCTCCGGCGGCGCCGATCCGACCGCCGACATGGCCGGCGGCAACTTCCGGTCCCTCACCCAGTACCGCAGCTTCGCCGACGGTTACATCTTCCCCGGCTACAACCGGCCCTGGCTGGTCAGCCTGGGCAAGGCCGGGGTGCAGATGAACATGGTCCTGGAGTTGAAGCACTACGGCGCTCCGAACTACGGACCGCAGAGCTTCGTGGTGGACGGCACCAGTTACACCGTGCCGGCGCCGACAATGACCATCCAGCAGCGCCCCGGTACGACCTGGCCGAGGGCGTACGGGTACGGCCAGGTGCTCAAGGGGCAGTGTGACGGGTTGTTCGCCCGCGCCCTGTCGCAGTACCGGACGCTCGGCTTCGGGGTGAACATCCAGCTCGCCTCGGAGTTGGACACCGATCACGAGTTCGGCACCACCGAGGACGGCAAGGCGTACACCTGGGCCGAGTCGGACGCCAGGGCGGTGCAGGCGATGAACTACATCCTGACGTGGTTCAAGACCCGGACCCTGCCGGCCGGGACGACCTTCTCGGTGGGGCTGGGTGGCTTCGACCGGGCCTGCTTTCAGCGCACCCACCCGGAGTCGCTGATGTCCCGCCTCGACTATCTCCAGTGGAACGCGTACGCGACCAACGCCAGCCACACCGCGCTGGCCCGGTTCCGTCGCACCAAGGACTGGGCGGTGGCGGATCTCGGCCCGGTGGCGCTGTCCCGGCCCGTGATCATCGCCGAGTGGGGGGTCAGGTCGGCCGAGATCCCGGACCAGGCGGCCTGGATCGCCACCGTGCCGGCGGCGATCGCCCAGCTCAACGCGGAGCGGGGGCCACGGATCGTGCGAACCAACTACTTCAACTCCGGGTGGGGCACCCTGACGCCGAAGGCGGTCGGATTGACAGCGCTCCGCGAGGCGTACGCCAAGCGGCCGTACGTCTGACCGGGTTCCGGCGGCTCCGGGCTCCGGGGCCGCCGGGACTGTACCGGTCAGCCCTCACCGAGCTGTTCGGCGTACGCGTCGCGCATCTCGGGCCAGCCGAAGTCCTTGGCCTCCGCGCCGCGGATCGGGCCGACCGGGTCGCCGTCGAGCAGCCGGTCGGCCACGTCGAGGCAGAGGTGCCAGCCGGCCGCGACCATCGGCAGCATGCCCCGCTCGGCGAGGGTGTGCCGCAGGGTGAGCCGGGTGCCGTTGCCCTGCGGGCTCAGCTCCCAGCGCAGCAGGTCGTCGCCCCAGGTGTACTCCAACAGGTGCGGCGGCTCGGCCCGGCGTACCGTCGCCGGGTCCTCCTGGGTGGTCTCGCCGTCGACGAGGGTGAGCACGGCGGCGCCGGATTTGCCGAGATCGCGGTCGGCGAGGAACGGTGCCCACTGCGCGAGCTGCGCCGGGTCGGTCAGTGCCGCCCAGACGGTGGCCGGCGGATGCCGCAGGTCGCGGACGAAGACCAGTGTCGCGCCGTCGTCGGCGGGCTCGGCGCGCACATCGGCGGGTGGGCTCGGGCGGAACGCGTCGCGGTCCATTCACTGCTCCTGACTGTCGAGGTGTCGTTCCAGGGCGTCCAGGTGTCGGGTCCAGAGCCGCCGGTACGGGTCGAGCCAGCTGTCGACGTCCCGCAGCGGGCCCGGGTCGAGGCGGTAGATCCGCTGTCGAGCGGCCGTTCGGCAGGTGACGAAGCCGGCGTCGCGAAGCACCCGCAGGTGTTTGGAGACGGCTGGCTGGCTGACTCCGAGCCCGTCGACCAGCTCGCCGACGCTGCGTTCGGCGTCGCGGAGCTGGTCGAGAATCCTGCGTCGGGTGGGCTCGGCGAGGACGGTGAAGGCGTCGGTGGACACCTCCCCAATATGCCTCCTCGTTCATATGACTGTCAAAGCATACGACTGTCGTCGGCGTCCCGACGCGGCGCCGCCCTGCGGCTCCCTATGCTCGGATCATGGAACTTCGGATCTTCACCGAGCCCCAGCAGGGCGCCAGCTACGACCAGTTGCTCGCCGTCGCCCGCTGTGCCGAGGACGCCGGCTACGGCGCGTTCTTCCGGTCCGACCACTACCTGATGATGGGTGACGTGAGCGGCGAACCCGGCCCCACCGACGCGTGGACCACGCTCGCCGGCCTGGCCCGGGACACCAGCCGTATCCGGCTCGGCACGTTGATGACCGCCGCCACCTTCCGGCTGCCCGGCCCGCTGGCGATCACCGTGGCGCAGGTCGACCAGATGAGCGGCGGCCGGGTGGAGTTGGGCATCGGCACCGGCTGGTACGCCGAGGAGCACAGCGCGTACGGCATCCCGTTCCCGCCGCTGGCCGAGCGGTTCGACCGGCTGGAGGAGCAGCTCGCCGTCATCACCGGGCTCTGGTCCACGCCGCCGGGGGAGCGGTTCGACCACGACGGCCGGTACTACCCGGTCCGTGACTCGCCCGCCCTGCCCAAGCCCGTGCAGCAGCCGCGTCCACCGATCCTGCTCGGCGGGACGGGCCCGAAGCGCACCCCTCGGCTGGCCGCCCGCTACGCCGACGAGTTCAACCTGCCGTTCGCCTCGGTGCCAAACACGGCTGCGCAGTTCGACCGCGTCCGCGCGGCCTGCGTCGAGATCGGTCGGGACCCGGCCGAGATGGTGTGGTCCAACGCCCTGGTGCTCTGCTGCGGGCGCGACGACGCCGAGGTGGCCCGCCGGGCCGCCGCCATCGGCCGCGAGCCGGACGAGCTGCGGGCCAACGGTCTGGCCGGGACACCCGCCGAGGTGCTGGACACCATCGGCCGGTACGCGGAGATCGGCAGCGAGCGGCTCTACCTCCAGGTGCTGGACCTCAGCGACCTGGAGCACCTGGAGCTGGTCGCCAGCGAGGTGATGGCGAAGCTCTGAGTCGACAGCGCCTCCGGTCAGGCGCGGTGGACGCCCGTCCCGACCGCGTTCGGATCGCCCAGCACGGTGTCCAGACGCCCGTCGTGGTCAGTGTCCACATAGGTGATGTCCGGGATGCCGTCGCCGTCCACGTCGATCTGGACGACGTCGGCGACACCGTCACCGTCGAGGTCGGTGACCACCTCCACCGAGCCGTCCAGGTGGCGGGTCACGATCGACTGCGCGCCCGGAGCGCGCGGTGGCGGGCCGGGCGCCGGCACCGGCGTCGGAGCGGGCGCGGGTGCCGGTGTCGGTCGAGGGCCGGGAGTGGGTGACGGGTGGCTCGGAAACCCGTCGGCCGGCGGCGCGCTGGCCTGCTCGACCTCGGTGCCGGTCGGGTCCAGCTCCTCCTCGGAGGGGAAGACGTCACCTCGTGCGGCCGGATCGCGGTAGCTGCTCATGGGCGTAGGGTTCCCCGACGACGACGAGAACAACCGTGCCCGATCGACCGGTGTCCTTGGTGCCCGGTCTGGCGGAAGATGTCGGGACCGACGCCACGGTCATGAAACGGGGGTCCGAGCGTGGAATTGCGCCGGAATCGGGGGGCCCGTGCGCTCGCCCTGGTGTGCGTACTCGGTGGAGTGCTCTTGTTGGTCTATCCCAGCGACGGCGCCCTGCTACGAACGATCATCGCGGTGGGGGCGATCGCGCTCGGCGTTGTGGTGCTGGTCAGCGCTCTGCGGCCGTTCCGGTTCGGGATCCATGCGGACGGGCTCAGCATCCGGCGGCCCGGCCTGCGCCGGGAGATCCGGTGGGCCGAGGTCGCCACGCTGGTGCTCGACGAGCCACCGCGACGCGACGGCTACGCGAAACCGCCACGACTGCTGCTGGTGCCGGCGCAGGGTGTGCCGAGTGAGCTGGTGACCGCCCGCCACCCGCTCGACGGCCGCCCCGCCATCGAGCTGCTCGTCCTCGACCAGGTCCGCGAGCAGCCCGAGCAGGTGTCCGCCGCGCTCGCCCGCCACGCCGGAGACCGGTTCGTCGACCTGCTCGCGCTGCGTCGCGCCGCCTTCGAGGCCCCGGAGCTCACTGTCGGCCTGCGCGGCTACCAGATGGACCGGGTCGACCGGTTGATCCGACGCGGCCAGGACGCGCTGATGTCCGGGGACGCGTCGGCCCGGCAGGCGGCCCGGGGGGAGATCGAACGCGCCACCTCGGCCGGTCTGCCGATCGCCCAACGTGGTTACAGCACCTTCCAGACGGATACGGTTCTGGGCGCCCTCGTCACCGCGTTGGCCGACCACCAGAGCACCGATCGGGAGACCGCCACATGACCGCGCAGGGATCGCACGCCGCGTCGACCACTGACGTTCCGCGCCGCAACTGGGCCGGCAACGTGCGATACGCCGCGAAGGCGTTCCACCGGCCCACCTCCGTCGACGAACTGCGTCGGCTCGTCGACGGCAGCAGCCGGATCCGGGCGGTGGGCAGTGGGCACTCCTTCAACCGTCTCGGTGACACCGACGGCGACCTGGTCAGCCTCGCCGGGCTGCCCCCGGTCATCGAGGTGGACCACGAGCGCGGGCAGGTCACCGTGAGCGGCGCGCTGCGCTACGGCGACGTGGCCCGACAGCTGCACACCCAGGGGTACGCGCTGGCCAACCTCGCCTCGCTGCCGCACATCTCGGTGGCCGGAGCGGTGGCCACCGCCACCCACGGCTCCGGCCAGACCCACGGCAACCTGGCCAGCGCGGTCGCCGGCCTGGAGCTGGTCACCGCCGACGGCGATCTGCTCCGGGTCGACCGTGACACCGACGCCTTCGCCGGCATGGTGGTGGGGCTCGGCGCGCTCGGCCTGGTCACCCGCGTCACAGTGGACGTCGTGCCGACCTTCGCGCTGCGGCAGTACGTACGCCTCGACCTCGACCGGACGGCGCTGGACGAGGCGCTCGGCTCGGCGTACAACGTGAGTGTCTTCACCGACTTCCGTACGCCCCGGTTGCGTGAGGTGTGGCGCAAACAGCTTGCGGACCAGCCGCCACCCCCGGCGGACTGGCTGGGCACCACCGCCGCCGACCAGCCCCGACACCCGGTCCTCGGAATGCCGGCGGAGAACTGCACCCCGCAGCTCGGCGAGCCGGGCCCGTGGCACGAGCGGCTACCGCACTTCAAGCTCGGCTTCACCCCGAGCAGCGGCGACGAACTGCAGTCCGAGTACCACGTCGCGCGTACGGCGGCGGCCGACGCGCTCGCCGCGCTGGACGACGTGGCGGACCTGATCGCCCCGGTGCTGCTGGTGTCCGAGCTGCGTACCGTCGCGGCCGACGAGCTGTGGCTCAGCCCGAACTACCGGCGGGACAGCTTCGTGCTGCACTTCACCTGGGTCGACGACACCGCGGCGGTGCTGCCGGTGGTGGCCGCGGTGGAGGAACGCCTGGCGCCCTTCGCGCCCCGCCCACACTGGGGCAAGGTCTTCGTCACCGACCCGGCCGAGTTGTCCACCCGCTACCCGAGGTACGCCGACTTCGCCGCGCTCCAAACCAACCTGGACCCGAAGGGCAAGTTCCGCACCGACGCCCTGGACCGCTACTTCCCCCGCTGACCGCCCTGGCCAACCAGGGTGCCGCGTTGGACGGCTCGGCTGATGTCGCTGGGGGAGACTATGCCGGTCAGGTGGCCGTCCTCGGTCACCACCAGGGCTCGGCCGTCGGCGCACTCGGTGAGCCGGGGGAGTAGGTCGTTGAGCTGTTCACCGGGCTGGGCCAGCACCAGTTCGTCGGCTCGGCAGGCCACCTCGGCCAGCGTGGTCGATGCCCGCCGCTCGGGCGGTACGCCCCGCACCCGGTCGACGGTGACCAGACCGGTCGGCCGGCCGTCCTCGGTCAGCGGCAGCGCCGAATGCCGGTACGCGAACAGGTAGTTGTCGACGAAGTCCGCGACAGTCATCTGCGCCGAGGCGGTCTGCGGTTGCGAGGTCATCACGTCGCCCACCCGGATCCCGCGCAGCGCGTTGCCGGTGCGGGCCTGCCGTTCCTCCATCCCGGCCGCGCCGATCAGGAACCAGCCGATCAGGGCCAGCCAGAGCCCGCCGAAACCGACCCCGGACAGGAACTGCCACAAACCCAGGCCGATCAGCAGCACACCCAGCACCCAGCCGGCCCGGGCGGCGACCACTGACGCGCGGGTCCGGTCGCCGGTGGCCTTCCAGACCGCGGCGCGCAGCAACCGACCACCGTCCAGGGGCGCGGCCGGCAGCACGTTGAAGACGGCCAGCAGCACGTTGATGCCGGCCAGCCAGGCCACCGCCCCGAACAGCAGCCCGCCCTGCCCGGCCAGCGCGAGCAACGCCGCGATGGCACCGAAGAACGCCCCGATCAGCAGGCTGACCAACGGGCCGACGCCCGCGATCCGCAACTCCGCGCCCGGGTCACGCGGCTCACCCCGCAACTCGGCGACGCCACCGAACAGCCACAGCGTGATGCCGTCGACCTCCAGCCCGTTGCGTTTGGCGACGATCGCGTGCGAGACCTCGTGGGCGAGCAGGCCGACGAAGAAGACCACCGCCGCGGCCAGCCCGGCGACCACGTACGCCACTGACGAGCGGTCGGGGTACGAGCGGGGGAACTGGTTCGCGGCCAACCCCCACGCGATCAACGCGAAGATGACCAGCACGCTCCAGTTGACGCCTACCGGAACCCCCGCGACCCGGCCAAGCCGGAAACTGGCCCTCATCCCACCGGGATACCCCAGGCGGGCCCGCCCATGC belongs to Micromonospora ureilytica and includes:
- a CDS encoding aldo/keto reductase, yielding MQYRTLGRTGVQVSTLALGAMNFGKLGQTTQDETTAIVDAALEAGINLIDTADMYSQGQSEEMVGKAIAGRRDDIVLATKAGMPMGDERNQRGSSRRWLVTELDNSLRRLGLDHVDLYQIHRWDPTTSDEETLSALTDLQRAGKIRNFGSSTFPAYRIVQAEWAAREHHLSRYVTEQPSYSILQRGIEAHVLPVTEQYGLGVLAWSPLASGWLSGAIRAGREITTSRSVLLPARFDLSVPANQARLDAVERLATVADEAGLSMIQLALGFVTAHPAVTSAIIGPRTMEHLHAQLAAADTVLPNDVLDAIDAIVAPGVDLAAHEKFDTPPALLDPARRRR
- a CDS encoding SRPBCC family protein; the protein is MDRDAFRPSPPADVRAEPADDGATLVFVRDLRHPPATVWAALTDPAQLAQWAPFLADRDLGKSGAAVLTLVDGETTQEDPATVRRAEPPHLLEYTWGDDLLRWELSPQGNGTRLTLRHTLAERGMLPMVAAGWHLCLDVADRLLDGDPVGPIRGAEAKDFGWPEMRDAYAEQLGEG
- a CDS encoding ArsR/SmtB family transcription factor — protein: MSTDAFTVLAEPTRRRILDQLRDAERSVGELVDGLGVSQPAVSKHLRVLRDAGFVTCRTAARQRIYRLDPGPLRDVDSWLDPYRRLWTRHLDALERHLDSQEQ
- a CDS encoding LLM class F420-dependent oxidoreductase, which encodes MELRIFTEPQQGASYDQLLAVARCAEDAGYGAFFRSDHYLMMGDVSGEPGPTDAWTTLAGLARDTSRIRLGTLMTAATFRLPGPLAITVAQVDQMSGGRVELGIGTGWYAEEHSAYGIPFPPLAERFDRLEEQLAVITGLWSTPPGERFDHDGRYYPVRDSPALPKPVQQPRPPILLGGTGPKRTPRLAARYADEFNLPFASVPNTAAQFDRVRAACVEIGRDPAEMVWSNALVLCCGRDDAEVARRAAAIGREPDELRANGLAGTPAEVLDTIGRYAEIGSERLYLQVLDLSDLEHLELVASEVMAKL
- a CDS encoding FAD-binding protein, which codes for MTAQGSHAASTTDVPRRNWAGNVRYAAKAFHRPTSVDELRRLVDGSSRIRAVGSGHSFNRLGDTDGDLVSLAGLPPVIEVDHERGQVTVSGALRYGDVARQLHTQGYALANLASLPHISVAGAVATATHGSGQTHGNLASAVAGLELVTADGDLLRVDRDTDAFAGMVVGLGALGLVTRVTVDVVPTFALRQYVRLDLDRTALDEALGSAYNVSVFTDFRTPRLREVWRKQLADQPPPPADWLGTTAADQPRHPVLGMPAENCTPQLGEPGPWHERLPHFKLGFTPSSGDELQSEYHVARTAAADALAALDDVADLIAPVLLVSELRTVAADELWLSPNYRRDSFVLHFTWVDDTAAVLPVVAAVEERLAPFAPRPHWGKVFVTDPAELSTRYPRYADFAALQTNLDPKGKFRTDALDRYFPR
- a CDS encoding site-2 protease family protein, producing MRASFRLGRVAGVPVGVNWSVLVIFALIAWGLAANQFPRSYPDRSSVAYVVAGLAAAVVFFVGLLAHEVSHAIVAKRNGLEVDGITLWLFGGVAELRGEPRDPGAELRIAGVGPLVSLLIGAFFGAIAALLALAGQGGLLFGAVAWLAGINVLLAVFNVLPAAPLDGGRLLRAAVWKATGDRTRASVVAARAGWVLGVLLIGLGLWQFLSGVGFGGLWLALIGWFLIGAAGMEERQARTGNALRGIRVGDVMTSQPQTASAQMTVADFVDNYLFAYRHSALPLTEDGRPTGLVTVDRVRGVPPERRASTTLAEVACRADELVLAQPGEQLNDLLPRLTECADGRALVVTEDGHLTGIVSPSDISRAVQRGTLVGQGGQRGK